Proteins from a genomic interval of Arachis hypogaea cultivar Tifrunner chromosome 10, arahy.Tifrunner.gnm2.J5K5, whole genome shotgun sequence:
- the LOC140175647 gene encoding uncharacterized protein, translating to MTIIRGTQRKAKGNVDTHSRFFIAASVLTAGSNDPYGVLGVYLSSNDQHRIAQFAELTSVTQQFDDIGMVGRPFTWSNRRRGDELIQERLDRFLVGVDWQQLYPNATVLRLSELGSDHSPLLLDSNPRTERSKCRFKFQERWCSNDEIRQIVREVWHEQINGSAMYILAQKLKRCQHKIVRWQQEYRSNSKVEIDLLQSELEELRLAGIHGGDIISEIEDKLEKALQNEESYWKDKSRVKWLKFGDQNTTFFHQKFRNRTRRNRIWQLTGSDGEVATSNAGIASVVEFYFKDIFSSTCHENLEPLFTDFEPKVTAHMNRRLQRPVTMEEVKRATFSIHPQSAPGDDGMTAKFFQSFWNILSGDVFRVAKSFFSGGRILKGFNHTQICLIPKISDAKDMTQTSGYDE from the exons ATGACGATAATCAGAGGGACGCAGCGGAAGGCAAAAGGGAACGTCGACACG CACAGTAGATTCTTCATTGCGGCATCAGTTCTGACAGCTGGTTCTAATGATCCCTATGGTGTTCTAGGTGTTTATCTCAGTTCAAATGATCAACATAGAATAGCTCAGTTTGCTGAATTAACTTCAGTCACGCAACAGTTTGATG ATATTGGTATGGTCGGAAGACCATTCACTTGGTCGAATAGACGGAGGGGTGATGAGTTGATACAGGAAAGACTGGACCGATTCCTAGTAGGAGTTGATTGGCAGCAACTCTATCCCAATGCAACGGTTCTTAGACTGTCAGAATTAGGCTCGGATCACTCCCCTCTTCTCTTAGACTCTAATCCGAGAACTGAGAGATCTAAATGCAGATTTAAATTTCAAGAAAGATGGTGTTCCAATGATGAAATAAGGCAGATTGTTAGAGAGGTTTGGCACGAACAGATTAATGGTTCAGCCATGTATATCCTAGCTCAAAAACTAAAGCGTTGTCAACATAAGATTGTCAGATGGCAGCAAGAATACAGATCTAATTCGAAGGTGGAAATTGATTTACTACAGTCTGAATTAGAGGAACTTCGTTTAGCAGGAATTCATGGAGGCGACATCATTTCAGAAATAGAGGACAAACTTGAAAAAGCATTGCAAAATGAGGaatcttattggaaagataagtctagagtcaaatggctCAAATTTGGCGATCAGAATACAactttcttccatcagaaatttagaaatcgAACCCGAAGAAATAGAATTTGGCAACTAACTGGCAGTGACGGTGAAGTGGCTACTTCAAATGCGGGTATTGCTTCTGTGGTTGAATTTTATTTCAAGGACATCTTTTCCTCCACTTGTCATGAGAATCTTGAACCTCTGTTTACTGATTTTGAACCTAAGGTTACAGCTCACATGAACCGTAGGCTTCAAAGACCAGTGACTATGGAGGAAGTGAAACGTGCAACATTTAGCATTCATCCTCAAAGTGCTCCAGGAGATGATGGTAtgacagcaaaattttttcaaagcttcTGGAACATACTTAGTGGTGATGTGTTTCGAGTAGCTAAAAGCTTCTTTTCAGGGGGCAGAATTTTGAAGGGTTTTAATCACACTCAAATCTGTCTTATTCCCAAGATTTCTGATGCTAAAGATATGACTCAG ACTTCAGGGTATGATGAATAG